In one window of Halomarina pelagica DNA:
- a CDS encoding CRISPR-associated protein Cas4 yields the protein MHAFTDLALAAYCPRKLYYRRRDGTDPPERDERHALAFRYEELLDPATDLTAEPIAVPPTRYRIALGRSKARIDAFEALADPPVRDAFLEGRRARGIAHKVIEEPLAPSVVSAGVPPERGVWRPQTVRAVAAAKALAWERETTVERAYVEYPTHGVVREVELTARRTRLYRRAVRTAASLDGPPPRTRNRDKCTPCEHRGECGVRTRSLRSLRSLRSLAGRSDAP from the coding sequence GTGCACGCGTTCACCGACCTCGCGCTGGCCGCCTACTGCCCGCGGAAGCTGTACTACCGCCGGCGGGACGGCACCGACCCGCCCGAGCGCGACGAGCGCCACGCGCTGGCGTTTCGGTACGAGGAACTGCTGGACCCGGCGACCGACCTCACGGCGGAGCCGATCGCCGTCCCGCCGACGCGCTACCGCATCGCGCTCGGGCGATCGAAGGCACGGATCGACGCGTTCGAGGCGCTCGCTGACCCCCCGGTCCGGGACGCGTTCCTCGAAGGACGGCGTGCGCGCGGGATCGCCCACAAGGTGATCGAGGAGCCGCTCGCACCGAGCGTCGTCTCGGCGGGCGTGCCGCCGGAGCGCGGCGTCTGGCGACCACAGACCGTCCGGGCGGTGGCCGCCGCGAAGGCGCTCGCCTGGGAACGCGAGACGACGGTCGAGCGCGCCTACGTCGAGTACCCGACCCACGGGGTGGTCCGCGAGGTGGAACTGACGGCCCGCCGCACGAGGCTGTACCGGCGGGCGGTGCGCACCGCCGCGAGCCTCGACGGACCGCCGCCGCGGACGCGCAACCGGGATAAGTGCACGCCCTGCGAGCACCGCGGGGAGTGTGGCGTCCGAACCCGATCGTTGCGGTCGCTCAGATCGTTGCGGTCGCTCGCGGGACGGTCCGACGCGCCGTGA
- a CDS encoding conditioned medium-induced protein 4: protein MNEKTAELRDIFIDVTDGETVTEKQEAARGSLTEDEERIDDRLRELIARMREQFTFETDLSTDDLRRIVRGFFDGEDDAQLADSVGVDGETLVRARHDLHLLHERETDVPFELPRLRELVDEEHTVAEIAEELDVSEETVREYRTVAETRIEMRSVNDRFRSEFEELLTDADLAGHTEEVQEDGLEEATDGMETDVSF from the coding sequence ATGAACGAGAAGACCGCAGAACTGCGCGACATCTTCATCGACGTCACCGACGGGGAGACGGTGACCGAGAAACAGGAGGCGGCGCGCGGGTCGCTGACGGAGGACGAGGAGCGAATCGACGACCGCCTGCGCGAACTCATCGCGCGCATGCGCGAGCAGTTCACGTTCGAGACGGACCTCTCGACCGACGACCTCAGGCGGATCGTCCGGGGGTTCTTCGACGGCGAGGACGACGCTCAGCTCGCCGACAGCGTCGGCGTCGACGGCGAGACGCTCGTGCGCGCGCGCCACGACCTGCACCTCCTGCACGAGCGCGAGACGGACGTCCCCTTCGAACTCCCCCGCCTGCGCGAACTCGTCGACGAGGAGCACACCGTCGCCGAGATCGCCGAGGAACTCGACGTCTCCGAGGAGACCGTCCGAGAGTACCGGACGGTCGCGGAGACGCGGATCGAGATGCGGAGCGTCAACGACCGCTTCCGGAGCGAGTTCGAGGAACTGCTCACCGACGCCGACCTCGCCGGCCACACCGAGGAGGTCCAGGAGGACGGCCTCGAGGAGGCGACCGACGGGATGGAGACGGACGTTTCGTTCTAG
- a CDS encoding biotin transporter BioY — protein sequence MDTRDETVDLVPDATVENVARAALLAALTGAFAYVAFPNPVSPTDITLQVLGVFLAGILLGPVWGGISMTLYLVAGLLGAPVFLGGSSGLGAFVGPTGGYLLSYPIAAAAIGAIVHGGRAARDPSAVGLARLVGAMVVGTAIIYALGTIGFAVAANVGLYEAFLVSAVAFIPAEALKMAAAVGVVRSDAIAAS from the coding sequence ATGGACACGAGAGACGAAACGGTGGACCTCGTCCCGGACGCGACCGTCGAGAACGTCGCGCGGGCGGCGCTGCTGGCGGCGCTCACGGGCGCGTTCGCCTACGTCGCGTTTCCGAACCCGGTGTCGCCGACCGACATCACGCTCCAGGTGCTCGGCGTGTTCCTCGCGGGGATCCTCCTCGGTCCCGTCTGGGGCGGTATCTCGATGACGCTGTACCTCGTCGCGGGGTTACTCGGCGCGCCCGTCTTCCTCGGCGGGTCGTCGGGCCTCGGGGCGTTCGTCGGCCCGACCGGCGGCTACCTCCTGTCGTACCCGATCGCCGCCGCCGCGATCGGGGCGATCGTCCACGGGGGGAGGGCGGCGCGCGACCCGAGTGCGGTCGGTCTGGCTCGCCTCGTGGGCGCGATGGTCGTCGGCACGGCGATCATCTACGCGCTCGGGACCATCGGGTTCGCCGTCGCGGCGAACGTCGGCCTCTACGAGGCGTTTCTCGTCTCGGCGGTGGCGTTCATCCCGGCGGAGGCGCTGAAGATGGCCGCCGCGGTCGGCGTGGTCAGGAGCGACGCCATCGCGGCGTCGTGA
- a CDS encoding energy-coupling factor ABC transporter ATP-binding protein, with the protein MIRTRDLVHRYGEARALDGVSLAIDDGEFVVLAGANGSGKTTLVRHFNGLLEPDSGTVSVNGRAVASDVVAARTAVAMVFQDPRESFVAATVGADVAFGPENLGLPREEVDRRVREALSAVRMDGRDDERIDALSGGEQARVAIAGALAMEPDHLVLDEPFAGLDWPAREAVLDRLVALHADGTSVVVVTHDLRDVAAHADRVVALSAGRVALDGPLDAVRDRLADVGVRPPSRRSPAEP; encoded by the coding sequence GTGATCCGAACCCGCGACCTCGTCCACCGCTACGGCGAGGCGCGCGCGCTCGACGGCGTCTCGCTCGCGATCGACGACGGCGAGTTCGTCGTCCTCGCGGGGGCCAACGGCTCCGGCAAGACGACGCTCGTCCGGCACTTCAACGGCCTGCTCGAACCCGATTCCGGGACGGTGTCAGTGAACGGTCGCGCCGTCGCGTCGGACGTGGTCGCCGCCCGCACCGCCGTGGCGATGGTCTTCCAGGACCCCCGCGAGTCGTTCGTCGCGGCGACGGTCGGCGCGGACGTTGCCTTCGGCCCGGAGAACCTCGGCCTGCCGCGCGAGGAGGTCGACCGCCGCGTTCGCGAAGCCCTCTCGGCGGTGCGGATGGACGGTCGGGACGACGAGCGCATCGACGCCCTCTCGGGTGGGGAGCAGGCCCGGGTCGCCATCGCCGGCGCGCTCGCCATGGAGCCGGACCACCTCGTGCTCGACGAACCGTTCGCGGGGCTAGACTGGCCGGCGCGCGAGGCCGTCCTCGACCGACTCGTCGCCCTCCACGCGGACGGGACGAGCGTCGTCGTCGTCACCCACGACCTCCGGGACGTGGCCGCGCACGCGGACCGCGTGGTGGCGCTCTCGGCGGGCCGCGTCGCGCTCGACGGGCCGCTCGACGCGGTCCGCGACCGCCTCGCCGACGTCGGCGTCAGACCGCCCTCGCGCCGGTCGCCCGCGGAGCCGTGA
- a CDS encoding energy-coupling factor transporter transmembrane component T family protein produces MTTYAPGASLAHRLDPRTKLVVQAGFAAAAVAHTTPRGLAICTAIAAVALAAARLSPLAALSDLRALLPLLVLAPLVQALALGPPWFVPADAYAPALASYRVLLVVLVSAAYVRTTPVRESQAAVQWLVPGNPGRVLALGVGLVFRHVAVLRGDLRRSRRAMAARLGSERPLSDRMRLLATAGLARSLDRTDALSLAMRARCLSWNPTLPPLGLGPRDVPALVLACGLFTWAIV; encoded by the coding sequence GTGACGACGTACGCGCCGGGCGCGTCGCTCGCCCACCGCCTCGATCCCCGGACGAAACTCGTCGTCCAGGCGGGCTTCGCCGCCGCCGCGGTCGCGCACACGACGCCGCGCGGGCTGGCGATCTGTACGGCGATCGCCGCGGTCGCCCTGGCGGCCGCGCGGCTCTCGCCGCTGGCCGCGCTTTCGGATCTCCGGGCGCTCCTCCCGCTCCTCGTCCTCGCGCCGCTGGTGCAGGCGCTCGCGCTCGGCCCGCCGTGGTTCGTCCCGGCGGACGCCTACGCCCCGGCGCTTGCGAGCTATCGCGTCCTGCTCGTCGTGCTCGTCAGCGCCGCCTACGTGCGGACGACGCCCGTGCGCGAGTCGCAGGCCGCGGTCCAGTGGCTGGTGCCCGGCAACCCCGGCCGCGTGCTCGCGCTGGGGGTCGGCCTCGTCTTCCGCCACGTCGCCGTCCTGCGGGGCGACCTCCGGCGGTCGCGGCGGGCGATGGCGGCCCGTCTCGGGAGCGAGCGACCGCTGTCGGATCGCATGCGCCTGCTGGCGACGGCCGGCCTCGCCCGGTCGCTGGATCGAACCGACGCGCTCTCGCTCGCGATGCGGGCGCGCTGTCTCTCGTGGAACCCCACGCTCCCCCCACTCGGCCTCGGCCCGCGCGACGTCCCCGCGCTCGTCCTCGCGTGTGGACTGTTCACCTGGGCGATCGTCTGA